The Gouania willdenowi chromosome 7, fGouWil2.1, whole genome shotgun sequence genome includes a window with the following:
- the dcaf1 gene encoding DDB1- and CUL4-associated factor 1, whose product MAAASASVDSKAELTALLEQWERVQQGSTQELVNLLTKISDLVEKETEEYHKADPDPFDDRHPGRADPECMLGHLLKILFKNDDFMNALVNSYVMTSREFPLNAAACRLLQNIMPGLETAVVFQEKEGIVERLFKWAQEAEQPLRIYATGLLAGAMENQDIAANYREENSVLVPLMLHRLRELQDKDTENKKEMKRPSPRKTVSEPLVPLDEVTVDGGFEEKAFALERNGTEKDGTGSEVERNNSFSTIEPENELSFRPNSAHKTSSSANSAFKTMMKPMSAPSSLMLHSMPDSSSYLKRRAEREGGRSAKHKLNFSLPETERNFSELSNSSWSEMSPWVIGNNYHLYPLTPEIEQRLILQYLTPLGEYQELLAVFMQMGARELLMHYMDLKQTNDVQLTFEALKYLASLLLHKKFAAEFVAHGGVQKLLEIPRPSMAATGVSLCLYYLAYNQDAMERVCMLPHAILSDVVGYTLWLLECSHASGCCHATMFFSISFSFRAVLELFDRQDGLRRLVNLVSTLEILNPEDQGALLSDDEIFSSRQTAKHTCMAVRRYFEAHLAIKVEQVKQSLQRTEGGALIHSQPYYKAVSYSREQVVEMMEYLIEYGPLRLYWEPAEVFYKLSCVQLLLQLISIACDWRTYYGRSDTVRYALDILSILTVVPKTQLLLSEAVAVLEEGGSTVSTVGMSIVLAVAEGEVFVNDAEIQKSALQVVINCVCAPDKRMSSIGKFIAGTPRRRLSHHTKASESVLTKMWNVVQSNNGIKVLLSLLTVKMPITDADQIRALSCKALVGLSRSCSVRQIISKLPLFSSGHIQQLMKEPLLQDKRSEHVKFCKFAAELIERISGKPLLIGTDVSLAWLQRASVVAQSRITFPEKELLLLIRNHLMAKGLHDTATSLTKEAELPMSCVAHSSHSASAFTPVAPPPSVSPGATLPRNPRLANGVVVRHGSHSSYSSAPASSHQQTRPSTSQPTSTSSTAFSSASNSHCNHGSPLIGRIIFSRDRQTPCSTVSCKKSRVLRQKSDHGAFSQSPAMKKQFDRHLPSPPALDGIITEYLREQHARCKNPVATCPPFSLFTPHQCPEPKQKRQAPISFTSRHTQRVIYPKYGGVDGGCFDRHLIFSRFRPISVFREADEDESGFMCCAFSARERFLMLGTCTGQLKLYNVFTGQEEASYSCHSSAITHLEPSRDGSLLLTSASWTYPLSALWGMKSVFIMKNSFLGDHYVEFSKLSQDRVIGTKEHMARIYDTQTGQMTLTLNNPDLANNYKRNCATFNPTDDLVLNDGVLWDVRTAQAIHKFDKFNMNISGVFHPNGLEVIINTEIWDLRTFHLLHTVPALDQCRMVFNNNGTVIYGAMLQADDDDEMLDMQMKSPFGSSFRTFNATDYKPIATIDVKRNIFDLCTDTKDCYLAVIENQDSVNTDTVCRLYEVGRQRLAEEEEEDEEDQEDDDQDEDEDDDEDSDDDIDTDPLIGEPENENGGEDEDDDGNDEFSDEEIARLLEDDADGGEEEEDDDDDDDDNDEDDSDNDDADLDGDNDSSDNSDLEDDIILSLNE is encoded by the exons ATGGCGGCGGCGTCTGCCAGTGTGGACTCAAAGGCAGAGCTGACTGCTCTGCTGGAACAGTGGGAGAGAGTGCAACAAGGTAGCACCCAGGAACTGGTTAACCTTCTCACCAA AATCTCAGATCTTGTGGAGAAAGAGACGGAAGAGTATCATAAAGCAGATCCAGATCCCTTTGATGATCGCCACCCAG GAAGAGCTGATCCAGAATGTATGTTGGGGCATCTTCTTAAGATTTTGTTTAAGAACGATGACTTCATGAATGCT TTGGTGAACAGCTATGTGATGACTAGCAGAGAATTTCCCCTGAACGCAGCAGCGTGTCGTCTACTGCAAAACATCATGCCTGGACTGGAGACAGCTGTAGTGTTTCAGGAAAAG gAGGGAATCGTTGAGCGTCTCTTTAAGTGGGCTCAGGAGGCTGAGCAGCCCCTACGAATTTATGCCACCGGTTTGTTAGCGGGAGCCATGGAGAACCAGGACATCGCAGCTAACTACAGAGAGGAGAATTCTGTTTTG GTGCCTTTGATGTTGCATCGGTTGCGCGAGCTTCAAGATAAGGATACAGAGAACAAAAAAGAGATGAAACGGCCCAGCCCCAGAAAAACTGTCAGTGAGCCGTTGGTACCTTTAGATGAAGTGACTGTTGACGGAGGCTTTGAAGAAAAGGCCTTTGCACTGGAAAGGAACGGCACAGAAAAAGATGGAACTGGAAGTGAGGTAGAACGGAACAATTCCTTCTCAACCATCGAGCCTGAAAACGAGCTTTCCTTCCGTCCCAACTCCGCTCACAAGACGAGCAGCAGTGCCAACTCGGCCTTTAAGACCATGATGAAGCCCATGTCTGCCCCCAGTTCACTGATGCTGCACAGCATGCCTGATAGCAGCAGTTACCTTAAACGGAGAGCAGAGAGGGAGGGTGGCAGGTCtgcaaaacacaaattaaacttCTCTCTGCCAGAGACAGAGAGGAACTTCAGCGAGCTGTCCAACAGCAGCTGGTCTGAGATGAGCCCCTGGGTGATCGGCAACAACTATCATCTGTACCCTTTGACCCCAGAGATCGAGCAGAGGCTCATTTTGCAGTATCTCACTCCTCTAGGGGAGTACCAGGAG CTGCTGGCCGTGTTTATGCAAATGGGAGCTCGTGAGCTTCTCATGCACTATATGGATTTAAAGCAGACCAATGATGTTCAACTCACCTTTGAGGCCCTGAAG taTCTGGCTTCCCTGCTGTTGCACAAAAAGTTTGCTGCTGAGTTTGTTGCTCACGGAGGGGTTCAGAAGTTGCTGGAAATCCCCAGGCCATCAATGGCTGCCACTGGGGTGTCACTGTGCCTCTACTACCTTGCCTATAATCAAGATGCAATGGAGAGG GTGTGCATGTTGCCCCATGCCATCTTGTCGGACGTTGTTGGTTACACACTGTGGCTCCTGGAGTGCTCACATGCATCAGGCTGCTGCCATGCCACCATGTTCTTCTCCATCTCCTTTTCTTTCCGGGCCGTCCTGGAGCTTTTTGACAGGCAAGACGGACTCCGGCGCCTTGTCAATCTG GTTAGTACTTTGGAAATCCTGAACCCCGAAGACCAGGGAGCTCTGCTAAGTGACGATGAGATTTTCTCCAGTAGGCAGACAGCCAAGCACACCTGCATGGCTGTGCGCAGGTACTTCGAGGCCCATCTTGCAATTAAGGTGGAGCAGGTGAAGCAATCGCTGCAGCGCACAGAGGGGGGTGCCCTGATTCATTCACAGCCTTACTACAAG gCTGTCAGCTATAGCCGTGAACAGGTGGTGGAAATGATGGAGTATCTCATAGAGTATGGTCCTCTGCGACTTTATTGGGAACCTGCGGAAGTCTTTTACAAGCTGTCCTGTGTCCAGCTACTCCTGCAGCTCATTTCTATTGCTTGTGACTGGAGGACCTATTATGGCAG GAGTGACACTGTCCGCTATGCCCTTGACATCCTGAGTATCCTCACGGTTGTGCCAAAGACCCAGCTGCTCTTGTCTGAGGCTGTTGCAGTGCTAGAAGAGGGAGGATCAACAGTTTCTACTGTTG GGATGAGCATAGTCCTCGCAGTGGCTGAGGGCGAAGTTTTCGTAAACGATGCTGAGATTCAGAAGTCGGCCCTGCAGGTCGTCATCAACTGCGTCTGCGCTCCAGACAAACGCATGTCCAGCATTGGCAAGTTTATCGCTGGCACCCCTCGGCGTCGCCTGTCCCATCACACCAAAGCTAGTGAGAGCGTCCTTACCAAAATGTGGAATGTGGTGCAGTCTAACAATGGCATCAAG GTGCTGCTATCCCTGCTGACGGTAAAAATGCCTATTACGGATGCGGATCAGATCAGAGCTCTTTCGTGCAAAGCTTTGGTTGGTCTGTCCCGCTCCTGCTCTGTCAGGCAGATCATTAGTAAATTGCCTTTGTTCAGCAGCGGACACATTCAGCAGCTCATGAAGGAGCCCCTGCTGCAGGACAAACGCAGCGAACATGTCAAGTTCTGTAAGTTTGCAGCTGAGTTGATTGAAAGAATTTCTGGGAAACCGCTTTTGATCGGAACAGACGTGTCCCTGGCCTGGCTGCAAAGGGCCAGTGTGGTGGCCCAGTCCAGGATCACGTTCCCTGAAAAAGAGCTCCTGCTTCTCATTAGAAACCACCTCATGGCCAAAGGCCTCCACGACACCGCCACCTCCCTCACTAAGGAGGCAGAGCTCCCCATGTCATGTGTGGCTCATTCTTCTCATTCAGCCTCAGCTTTTACTCCTGTTGCTCCGCCTCCATCTGTATCTCCTGGTGCTACTCTGCCTCGGAACCCACGGCTTGCTAATGGAGTTGTAGTAAGACACGGGAGCCATTCCTCTTATTCATCAGCCCCTGCGTCCAGTCATCAACAAACTCGACCTTCTACGTCACAACCAACCAGCACTTCTTCCACTGCCTTTTCCTCAGCGTCCAACTCTCACTGTAACCACGGCTCACCATTGATCGGAAGAATAATTTTCTCTCGAGATCGTCAGACGCCATGCAGCACAGTGAGCTGCAAGAAATCTCGGGTGCTGCGGCAGAAGTCTGACCACGGTGCCTTCAGCCAGAGTCCtgcaatgaaaaaacaatttgaCAGACACCTCCCCTCTCCCCCCGCTTTGGACGGCATTATCACAGAGTACCTGAGAGAGCAGCACGCACGTTGTAAAAACCCCGTGGCTACGTGCCCACCTTTTTCTCTCTTCACCCCTCATCAGTGCCCTGAACCCAAGCAGAAGCGCCAGGCCCCCATCAGCTTTACCTCTCGACACACACAGCGGGTTATTTATCCAAAATATGGAGGTGTGGACGGAGGATGTTTTGACAGACATCTCATTTTCAGCAG gtttCGGCCAATCTCTGTGTTCAGGGAGGCAGATGAGGATGAAAGCGGATTCATGTGTTGTGCCTTCTCAGCTCGTGAGCGGTTCCTGATGCTCGGCACGTGCACAGGGCAGCTCAAACTCTACAATGTGTTCACAGGCCAGGAGGAAGCCAGCTATAGTTGTCACAGCTCTGCTATCACTCACCTGGAACCCTCAAGG gATGGATCACTGCTCCTAACGTCAGCCTCTTGGACGTACCCTCTGTCTGCTTTGTGGGGCATGAAATCTGTGTTCATCATGAA GAATTCCTTTCTGGGTGACCATTACGTGGAATTCAGTAAGCTTTCCCAGGACCGTGTCATCGGAACCAAAGAGCACATGGCACGA ATTTACGACACTCAGACGGGTCAGATGACCCTGACTCTTAATAATCCTGACCTTGCCAACAACTACAAGAGAAACTGCGCCACCTTCAACCCGACGGACGACCTGGTGCTAAATGACGGCGTGTTATGGGACGTGCGCACAGCTCAAGCTATCCACAAGTTTGACAAGTTCAACATGAACATTAGTGGTGTGTTCCATCCCAACGGCCTGGAAGTCATCATCAACACAGAAATT TGGGACCTGCGGACCTTCCACTTGCTTCACACAGTGCCTGCACTGGACCAGTGCAGAATGGTCTTCAACAACAATGGCACCGTGATATATGGGG CGATGTTACAGgcggatgatgatgatgaaatgcTGGATATGCAGATGAAAAGTCCATTTGGTTCCTCGTTCAGGACTTTCAATGCCACAGACTACAAACCAATAG CTACTATTGATGTCAAGAGGAACATATTTGATCTTTGCACAGATACAAAAGACTGCTACCTTGCTGTGATTGAG AACCAAGACTCAGTCAACACTGACACAGTGTGCCGGTTGTATGAGGTCGGCCGGCAGAGGCttgctgaggaagaggaggaggatgaagaggatCAG GAGGATGATGATCAGGACGAAGATGAGGATGACGATGAGGATTCAGATGATGACATCGATACTGATCCTCTTATTGGGGAGCCGGAGAACGAGAATGGTGGGGAGGACGAAGATGACGATGGCAATGACGAGTTTTCTGATGAAGAGATTGCACGTCTTCTCGAAGATGATGCTGATggtggggaggaggaggaggatgatgatgatgatgatgacgacaaCGATGAGGATGATTCTGACAACGACGATGCTGATCTGGATGGAGACAACG ACAGCTCAGACAACTCTGACCTTGAGGATGACATCATCTTATCCCTGAACGAGTAA
- the LOC114466573 gene encoding protein SSUH2 homolog isoform X2, which translates to MDVNTEAQAMFAPPAAVDGPSAPPASMFDSMPGYEGTVAGGGGGFLPPPMPAGPVPQPESAPQMPDWNIPSITEETAREALILYASSKCCYSSAPAKDGVITNMEAFNTYRYRLETFTESRSTEWNHEPYVGQPVDAFAQPPPGPWDISVQIPNFFLNAKDTIKVPYTSSVKPCHGCVGMGRKPCNDCAGAGNKVCWVCNGSGFRHGDDRCHHCSGRGRENCNHCNGQGSRQCDVCRGKQQLLVYINLTINWANNSDDYVVEQLSGLQVANLSKVSGKELYRDSQYLVYPLMGFPDPSVVQASQRLVSEHQGRFSQTSRILQQRQTIELIPVTKVTYLWKGKSNVYFVYGNEFKVDAENYPATCCCSVM; encoded by the exons ATGGATGTTAACACGGAAGCCCAAG ccATGTTTGCCCCACCCGCAGCGGTGGACGGCCCCAGCGCTCCTCCAGCGAGCATGTTTGACAGCATGCCTGGCTATGAAGGGACTGTGGCAGGAGGTGGAG GTGGATTCCTGCCACCTCCAATGCCTGCTGGCCCTGTTCCTCAGCCTGAATCTGCACCTCAAATGCCAGATTGGAA TATCCCATCGATAACTGAAGAAACTGCTCGTGAGGCGTTGATCCTATACGCCTCCAGTAAATGTTGCTACAGTTCTGCACCAGCAAAAGATGGTGTAATCACTAACATGGAGGCCTTCAATACTTACAGG taCCGGCTGGAAACATTTACTGAATCTAGATCGACAGAGTGGAATCACGAGCCCTACGTtg GCCAGCCAGTGGATGCATTTGCTCAGCCACCACCAGGGCCCTGGGATATTAGTGTCCAAATCCCCAACTTCTTTCTGAATGCCAAAGACACAATCAAGGTTCCCTACACGTCGTCTGTGAAG CCCTGCCATGGCTGCGTGGGGATGGGTCGGAAACCTTGTAACGACTGTGCAGGTGCTGGTAAT AAAGTCTGCTGGGTATGCAATGGATCTGGTTTCCGTCATGGAGATGACCGATGCCACCACTGCAGTGGCAGAGGAAGGGAAAA CTGCAATCATTGCAATGGGCAAGGATCAAGGCAGTGTGACGTATGTCGgggaaaacaacaacttttggTCTACATCAACCTTACAATAAATTG GGCCAACAACTCTGATGACTACGTTGTGGAACAGTTGAGTGGACTTCAGGTGGCCAACCTGAGCAAAGTGTCTGGCAAAGAGCTGTACAGGGACTCTCAGTACTTG GTATACCCACTGATGGGCTTCCCTGATCCTTCTGTGGTGCAGGCCTCACAGCGTTTGGTCAGTGAACACCAGGGCAGGTTTTCCCAGACATCACGCATTCTACAACAG CGTCAAACAATTGAGCTGATCCCCGTCACCAAGGTCACTTACTTGTGGAAAGGAAAATCAAACGTCTACTTTGTTTATGGAAATGAGTTTAAAGTCGATGCAGAAAACTATCCCGCTACTTGTTGTTGTTCGGTAATGTAA
- the LOC114466573 gene encoding protein SSUH2 homolog isoform X1 — translation MEYNRIVSSQGGPNYGLSNPGYMPTAEGVPAMFAPPAAVDGPSAPPASMFDSMPGYEGTVAGGGGGFLPPPMPAGPVPQPESAPQMPDWNIPSITEETAREALILYASSKCCYSSAPAKDGVITNMEAFNTYRYRLETFTESRSTEWNHEPYVGQPVDAFAQPPPGPWDISVQIPNFFLNAKDTIKVPYTSSVKPCHGCVGMGRKPCNDCAGAGNKVCWVCNGSGFRHGDDRCHHCSGRGRENCNHCNGQGSRQCDVCRGKQQLLVYINLTINWANNSDDYVVEQLSGLQVANLSKVSGKELYRDSQYLVYPLMGFPDPSVVQASQRLVSEHQGRFSQTSRILQQRQTIELIPVTKVTYLWKGKSNVYFVYGNEFKVDAENYPATCCCSVM, via the exons ccATGTTTGCCCCACCCGCAGCGGTGGACGGCCCCAGCGCTCCTCCAGCGAGCATGTTTGACAGCATGCCTGGCTATGAAGGGACTGTGGCAGGAGGTGGAG GTGGATTCCTGCCACCTCCAATGCCTGCTGGCCCTGTTCCTCAGCCTGAATCTGCACCTCAAATGCCAGATTGGAA TATCCCATCGATAACTGAAGAAACTGCTCGTGAGGCGTTGATCCTATACGCCTCCAGTAAATGTTGCTACAGTTCTGCACCAGCAAAAGATGGTGTAATCACTAACATGGAGGCCTTCAATACTTACAGG taCCGGCTGGAAACATTTACTGAATCTAGATCGACAGAGTGGAATCACGAGCCCTACGTtg GCCAGCCAGTGGATGCATTTGCTCAGCCACCACCAGGGCCCTGGGATATTAGTGTCCAAATCCCCAACTTCTTTCTGAATGCCAAAGACACAATCAAGGTTCCCTACACGTCGTCTGTGAAG CCCTGCCATGGCTGCGTGGGGATGGGTCGGAAACCTTGTAACGACTGTGCAGGTGCTGGTAAT AAAGTCTGCTGGGTATGCAATGGATCTGGTTTCCGTCATGGAGATGACCGATGCCACCACTGCAGTGGCAGAGGAAGGGAAAA CTGCAATCATTGCAATGGGCAAGGATCAAGGCAGTGTGACGTATGTCGgggaaaacaacaacttttggTCTACATCAACCTTACAATAAATTG GGCCAACAACTCTGATGACTACGTTGTGGAACAGTTGAGTGGACTTCAGGTGGCCAACCTGAGCAAAGTGTCTGGCAAAGAGCTGTACAGGGACTCTCAGTACTTG GTATACCCACTGATGGGCTTCCCTGATCCTTCTGTGGTGCAGGCCTCACAGCGTTTGGTCAGTGAACACCAGGGCAGGTTTTCCCAGACATCACGCATTCTACAACAG CGTCAAACAATTGAGCTGATCCCCGTCACCAAGGTCACTTACTTGTGGAAAGGAAAATCAAACGTCTACTTTGTTTATGGAAATGAGTTTAAAGTCGATGCAGAAAACTATCCCGCTACTTGTTGTTGTTCGGTAATGTAA